AACGCCTTTCCCTTCTTCTGCCATTTTTTTTATAATTTCTATGATTTCAAATTTTGCTCCTATATCCACTCCTATTGTAGGTTCATCCATAATCAAAATATCCGGATCGTATATAAGCCATTTTCCAATCACCACTTTTTGCTGGTTTCCGCCGGATAAAAATCTGACTTCTTCATTTAAACTTTTTGATTTTATTTTGAGTTGTCTAATAATTCCTTTAATAGTATTTACAACTTCCTTTTCTCTAATTATAAAAAAATTACAAAATCTTTTTAGAGAAGGTAACACTGCGTTTGTTTTAATGCTCTGATTTAAGATAAGTCCTTGTGTTCTTCTATTTTCAGGTATTAAACCTATTCCATAAGTCATAGCATCTTTAGGTGACTTTATCTTAGCAATATTTCCCTTAATGATTATTTCTCCAACTTCTTTTTTCTCAATTCCAAATATCGTTTGAGCTAATTCTGTTTTTCCAGAACCAAGTAACCCAGTTATACCTAAAACTTCTCCTGGAAATAAGTTAAAGTTAACAGAAGAAAAATTATTACTGGAGCTTAAATTCTTAACTTCAAGTAATGGAGTTTTTGATTGTTTATTTAAAGCTTTCGTTCCTTCTCTTAATACTTCAATCTTTTTATTTTTACCTGTCATGTTTCTTATTATATCTTGAAGAGATGTGTCTTTAATTTCTGAAGTTAATACTTTTTTGCCATCTCTCAGAACAGTTATTCGATCACATATTTGAAATATTTCTTTCATTCTATGAGTAATGTATATAATAGAAGTACCTTTTTCCTTCAAAAGATTAATTATATTAAATAATTTTTCAGTTTCAGCTTCAGTTAAAGCAGATGTAGGTTCATCCATAATTAATATCTTAGAATTTTCTAAAATTGCTTTTGCAATTTCGACTTGTTGCATATTTCCTGTACTTAAGTCTCCAACAACACGTTCTGGCTTCAAATTTAATCCAATCTTTT
This region of Petrotoga sp. 9PWA.NaAc.5.4 genomic DNA includes:
- a CDS encoding sugar ABC transporter ATP-binding protein, which gives rise to MKEEILRMVNITKSFNQVRVLENVDFDMRKGEVHALVGENGAGKSTLMKILAGVYLPDSGKIFINNEEVKLRNPIEAKHRGISIIYQEFSLIPTLSISYNIFLGKEPKNRFGIIDRGKMVLEAKKVLEKIGLNLKPERVVGDLSTGNMQQVEIAKAILENSKILIMDEPTSALTEAETEKLFNIINLLKEKGTSIIYITHRMKEIFQICDRITVLRDGKKVLTSEIKDTSLQDIIRNMTGKNKKIEVLREGTKALNKQSKTPLLEVKNLSSSNNFSSVNFNLFPGEVLGITGLLGSGKTELAQTIFGIEKKEVGEIIIKGNIAKIKSPKDAMTYGIGLIPENRRTQGLILNQSIKTNAVLPSLKRFCNFFIIREKEVVNTIKGIIRQLKIKSKSLNEEVRFLSGGNQQKVVIGKWLIYDPDILIMDEPTIGVDIGAKFEIIEIIKKMAEEGKGVIVISSELNELLAVSDRIIIMSRGKMVKELQREEIENEEELQRAIQTA